Within Staphylococcus sp. NRL 16/872, the genomic segment ATATGTCATGTTCATATAATCAGGATCAAGATTTTTTATATTAGGTATCTTCTTATGATCTAAAGGTAGTAATAAATTTTCACGTTTTAACTTTTGTACTGTATATTCGCTTGGAAAAGCAACATCATAGTGAGTACCACCATTTTTAATTTTAGCTTCCATTGCTTCATTAGAATCAAACGTTTCGTATACTACTTGGATACCTGTTTCTTTTTCAAACTTTTTAATTAAATCAGGATCGATATATTCTCCCCAGTTATAAACATAAATCTTTTCACCAGTATTTGTATTATCTTGAGATTTAAACCAATGGCTGATACCGAGACAAATTATCCCGACTACTAATGCACCTATGATTAACTGTAAAAATTGTTTCACTGTTGTACACCTCGCTTAAAGGCTTGGCGACGTTTTACAGTTCGTTGAATTGCGTAATACCCAACGATACCTAGAATAATTGCACCAAATAAAATAGTAGATATCGCATTAATTTCCATACTAATACCTTTACGCGCCATGGCATATACTTCTACTGATAACACGCTAAAGCCATTACCAGTAACAAAAAAGCTGACTGTAAAATCATCTAACGAATACGTTAAAGCCATAAAGAAACCACCAATAATTGCTGGCATTAAATTAGGAATAAGTACTCTTCCTAAGATTTGAGATTCAGTTGCCCCTAAATCACGTGCTGCATTTAAAATATTATGATTCATTTCATATAATTGTGGTAAAACTACAATCACTACAATTGGAATACAAAATGCAATATGTGAAGCGAGTACCGTCCCAAAACCTAATCCTAAACCAGTTAAATGACCAAGCGCGGTAAACATAATTAAGAATGAAGCCCCAATGACTACATCAGAAGATACCATCAATACATTATTTAAAGTCAGTAATGTTACCTTGAATTTTTTATTTCTTAGATAAAATAATGCAATCGCTCCGAATGTACCTATAATTGTGGAAATTGCTGCAGCTAACAATGCAACGGCAATCGTATTAAAAATGATTGACATCAGACGATCATCTTGGAATAGCGTTTGATAATGTTCCCAAGTAAAATGCTCAAAATGACTCATATTTCCAGCTGAATTAAATGAATAAAACATTAGAAAGAATATCGGAACGTATAAGAAGATTAATAGAAGTCCAATATAAATTTTTCCATACCACTTCATTTAACTCACCCTCTCTCGTCTGTAGATTTAGATTTAGTAATAATTAATATAAATGCCATAAATACTATAAGTACGATAGCAATTGTAGAACCCATCCCATAGTTTTGAATAACTAAGAATTGCTCTTCAATAGATGTACCAATATTAATGACTTTATTTCCAGCAATTAATCTTGTAATCATGAATAATGATAATGCTGGAATAAATGTGACTTGAATACCTGTCATTACACCTTCTTTTGTTTGTGGAATAATTATTTTTCTAAAAGTCGTAAATGGACTGGCACCTAAATCACTAGACGCTTGCAATAAATTATTGGGTATAGCTTTCATACTATTAAAAATTGGTAAAATCATAAATGGAATATAGATGTAACTTGCTACTAATAGAAACGCACCTGGCGTAAATAACATATTCGCAGATGGAATATGTAAAAAGTTTAAAAATTTATTAATCATTCCTTGATGACTTAGAATTCCAATAAAGGCATACGTCTTAAGCAATAGGTTAATCCAAGTCGGTATGATTAAGATAAGCAACCAAAGATTTGAATTTTTAGAAGCTCGTATGAAATAAGCTGCTGGGTAACTAATAATCAATGTGATTATAGTGATAAGTGCTGCATAGAAGATAGAATCCCACATCATTTTTAAATATTTTAATGAAAAAACTTGCTCATAATTCGTAAAGCTGAAGTGACCTTTTACATCTGTAAAAGAGAAATAAATAAGCAGTATCACTGGGATAATGATAAATAACACCATCCATAAAAAATAAGGAATTAGCAATACTTTATTAAGATTGCGCATGATCTATTTCCTCATAACTTTCGATTCGTTTATCAAATTCTTCTTCCGTTTCCCCTGGCACCATAATATGTATAGCTTCAGGATCAAAGAACAAGCCAACCTCGCTACCCACTTCAGCTTTTTTCGTCGATTGAATCACCCATTCATATCCCTTTCTATCTATACAACAAATTTCATAATGCACACCTCTAAATAACATTGGATCTACTTTCGCTTTAAAGAGACCTTTGTCTGCTTCAATTAACGAAATGTCTTCAGGTCGAATTACGACTTCTACATTTTTGTTAGAAGGAATACCGGCATCTACACATTCAAAATCTTGACCGTAAATATTTACTACAAAATCTTTTACCATTGTGCCTTCTACTATATTAGACTCACCTATAAAATCGGCAACAAAACGGTTAACAGGCTCATCGTATATATCAGTAGGTGTACCAAATTGTTGAATTTTACCATCTTTCATAACAAAAATATAATCACTTAACGCTAGTGCCTCTTCTTGATCATGCGTGACAAAAATAAAAGTGATACCTAAACGTTTCTGTAATTCACGCAATTCATATTGCATTTCTGTACGTAACTTTAAATCTAATGCTGACAATGATTCATCTAGTAAAAGTATCTCGGGTTCATTTACAATTGCTCTTGCAATCGCTACTCGTTGCTTTTGCCCCCCACTCATTTCATTAATATTCCGATGTTCATATCCTGATAATTTCACAAGATTTAACGCATCTTTAACTTTTTGGTTAATTTCTTTTTTAGATTGATTTTTAAGTTTTAATCCAAAAGCAATATTATCGAACACATTTAAATGAGGAAATAATGCATAATCTTGGAACACTGTATTCACTTTGCGTTTATTCGCTGGCAAATTTCCAATTGATTTATTCAAATAAATAATATCGCCATCATCAGGTTGTTCAAAGCCTGCAATTAATTTTAAAATAGTTGTTTTACCACATCCTGATGGACCTAGTAAAGTATAAAAGTATCCTGATTCAATTTCTAAATCCATCTGATTTAGAATAGTCATATCATCGTAACCTTTTGTTACATTTTTAAATGATAACAATGGCTCCATTTCAATATTCCCCCTTTACAAATATGATGCTGTAGCAACAATTAAAATTTTAACTTCATTTTCCGTTTCATTATGCAATTGATGAATTTCATTAGCCCTAAAATATAATACATCTTCTTCTTTAGCTTGATATCGTTCTTTTCCTAAAGTGAGTGTGACGCAACCTTCGAGACAATAAATAAAAGTATCTGATTCAGAAGGTTCAAAGTGTTTATAAGAAGCTCCCGGTTTAATAGATAAGATAAGGGGTTCCATTTCAAATTCATTAGAATTTGTGACTAACCAATTTAATATGTATCCTCTATCATATTCATCATAAATTGTTCTTTCATTTTTCGTATAAAGTACTTTTTCCTTAGATTTCTCTTTAAAAAAATCACCTGGCGATGTGCCTAGTACTTCTAATATATTTAAAAAAGTTTCCATGCTTGGTGAAGCATGCTGGCTTTCAATCTGTGAAATATACCCTTTTGATAAATCCGTACGCTCTGCTAATTCTTCTTGCGTTAAATTTTTTTGACGTCGTAAATTACGTAATTTAGTACCAATTTGCATATTTAACCACCTAAAAAAGCTGTATCTAGTTTAGTAATATTAAACATTTTGTTTAATGCTTAATAAAAATAACAAAATACAGCTTCAACTTCAATAGTTTTATAAAAATTATTGAAAATAAATCTTTTAAATAGCTATTTAATTGAAAAATTGTGGTATTTAAATGGATTATCGATTTTGTCCACTAAATGTTAGTTGATCAGGGTGATTTTTAACATCTTGTACGGCTTTATAACTGTTATAACCGCTTTTTTCTTCAAATTCTTTGAATAACGTTTTTTCTTCCGCCTTGCCAGGCACGATTTCTTTAAAACGTTTATAGTGGGTCATTAATTCAGCTCCGTTAACTGATTGTTCATAATAGTTCTCTATTTTATTAAAGAATGCGATAACGTCGACCATTTCTTCATTTGTCCAATCTAAATCTAGTGGATATTGATATTCCATTAAATTTCCTCCTTTTATACAATTCTCATTTATTAATACCACTTTTAGTCTATTCATATTCAAACAAAAAAGGTGGAACAATGAATTCTAAATTGAATTCATCGTCCCACCCTACAAAGATTTGATGTTATTGAATAAATAGTCGA encodes:
- a CDS encoding ABC transporter permease; this translates as MKWYGKIYIGLLLIFLYVPIFFLMFYSFNSAGNMSHFEHFTWEHYQTLFQDDRLMSIIFNTIAVALLAAAISTIIGTFGAIALFYLRNKKFKVTLLTLNNVLMVSSDVVIGASFLIMFTALGHLTGLGLGFGTVLASHIAFCIPIVVIVVLPQLYEMNHNILNAARDLGATESQILGRVLIPNLMPAIIGGFFMALTYSLDDFTVSFFVTGNGFSVLSVEVYAMARKGISMEINAISTILFGAIILGIVGYYAIQRTVKRRQAFKRGVQQ
- a CDS encoding ABC transporter permease, producing MRNLNKVLLIPYFLWMVLFIIIPVILLIYFSFTDVKGHFSFTNYEQVFSLKYLKMMWDSIFYAALITIITLIISYPAAYFIRASKNSNLWLLILIIPTWINLLLKTYAFIGILSHQGMINKFLNFLHIPSANMLFTPGAFLLVASYIYIPFMILPIFNSMKAIPNNLLQASSDLGASPFTTFRKIIIPQTKEGVMTGIQVTFIPALSLFMITRLIAGNKVINIGTSIEEQFLVIQNYGMGSTIAIVLIVFMAFILIITKSKSTDERG
- a CDS encoding ABC transporter ATP-binding protein, with translation MEPLLSFKNVTKGYDDMTILNQMDLEIESGYFYTLLGPSGCGKTTILKLIAGFEQPDDGDIIYLNKSIGNLPANKRKVNTVFQDYALFPHLNVFDNIAFGLKLKNQSKKEINQKVKDALNLVKLSGYEHRNINEMSGGQKQRVAIARAIVNEPEILLLDESLSALDLKLRTEMQYELRELQKRLGITFIFVTHDQEEALALSDYIFVMKDGKIQQFGTPTDIYDEPVNRFVADFIGESNIVEGTMVKDFVVNIYGQDFECVDAGIPSNKNVEVVIRPEDISLIEADKGLFKAKVDPMLFRGVHYEICCIDRKGYEWVIQSTKKAEVGSEVGLFFDPEAIHIMVPGETEEEFDKRIESYEEIDHAQS
- a CDS encoding XRE family transcriptional regulator, with translation MQIGTKLRNLRRQKNLTQEELAERTDLSKGYISQIESQHASPSMETFLNILEVLGTSPGDFFKEKSKEKVLYTKNERTIYDEYDRGYILNWLVTNSNEFEMEPLILSIKPGASYKHFEPSESDTFIYCLEGCVTLTLGKERYQAKEEDVLYFRANEIHQLHNETENEVKILIVATASYL
- a CDS encoding UPF0223 family protein produces the protein MEYQYPLDLDWTNEEMVDVIAFFNKIENYYEQSVNGAELMTHYKRFKEIVPGKAEEKTLFKEFEEKSGYNSYKAVQDVKNHPDQLTFSGQNR